A genome region from Euphorbia lathyris chromosome 4, ddEupLath1.1, whole genome shotgun sequence includes the following:
- the LOC136225832 gene encoding uncharacterized protein isoform X1, producing MAAPQSKSISSSSPSPSKPTTPRYSEISNPMRRSFTGNPFAKKQPSIVPNPRSGFNPNTPANSPSADYPLRNSIDSENKENSKDVNVKSPPPSKGTKHFMSPTISAASKINATPRKKMLTERSESVHTSVNRHEALNEDSDFKPEKGLNKKKEVSFNPTVTYLKDKEEEIMTSYEDLDSVVADGCDLFSETAPAVDDFVNLDPSFRISPMASNSPLPSPSLAPLAEDLDSVGDGWGSFSEAAAAVDDSVNLDPSFRVSPMAFSSSLSSPALAPLDADPLMSLSSPALAPLDADPLMLPYDPKTNYLAPRPQFRRYKPNPRLELYLKQRYGERLEESFVSESSSDSEFSEQESDESDMDSQKDSEDVASGDVVPEEEEKEEESEPNSIATFEGAIEVRKVSKRHLLTRPKFTALLFVLALAGLWASVSNSPIMDPSVLNNLNFPNLYVPPEISQFTRENLEGLAQKFRQWLYESLSSIHNLVSSFTEGHKPGRLQFANTTILLEECSIDNYLMGEHSNFLAEFMHKEKEKDATPIEAHEKDEGGPEIEDEERVECDELIEEDVEGGYNTAADESSEEVSDDKGQGSEYQEAIVVPYSVVEASGIAIVPESDEESMLTTTTDEANAYSILAAEVTQARVEIAELFGLPSNADVAEEWVAIPNAEPDVANPQQPVAEFVVSPVETESTMPDFETESSDSDAPTMETQRTGSVDMAVDRIKNLFLGQAVLGTISLTVSSLLAVIAFIYMKNLISMAPPNAAAVDQVPRAKKADHSPLSMSTRNTFEESCCPSEMSSSRYSSSYSKEEQRGSSEAQSQGRRSRSNTRRESMASSDYSMGSSSYGSFTTYQKVQIKHGNAEEEFLTPVRRSTRIRKQVTSP from the exons ATGGCTGCGCCTCAAAGCAAGAGCATTTCTTCTTCATCCCCGTCACCGAGCAAGCCAACTACTCCAAGGTATTCAGAGATCAGTAACCCGATGAGGAGAAGTTTCACCGGCAATCCTTTTGCTAAGAAACAGCCTTCCATTGTTCCAAACCCAAGATCTGGGTTTAACCCTAACACTCCTGCTAATAGTCCTTCAG CAGATTATCCGCTGAGGAACTCTATTGACAGTGAGAACAAGGAAAACAGTAAAGATGTCAATGTTAAATCACCACCCCCTTCGAAGGGCACAAAGCACTTCATGTCTCCAACAATTTCTGCAGCCTCGAAAATCAATGCAACTCCAAGGAAGAAAATGCTGACGGAGAGAAGTGAGTCAGTTCACACATCTGTTAATAGACATGAAGCTTTAAATGAAGATTCAGACTTCAAGCcggaaaaaggtttgaacaagAAGAAGGAGGTCTCATTTAATCCAACAGTCACTTATCTGAAGGATAAGGAAGAGGAAATCATGACCAGTTATGAAGATCTTGACTCTGTTGTTGCAGATGGTTGTGATTTATTTTCGGAGACTGCACCTGCGGTTGATGATTTTGTAAATCTCGACCCAAGTTTCAGGATTAGTCCGATGGCTTCTAATAGCCCTTTGCCAAGTCCTTCTTTGGCACCACTTGCTGAAGATCTTGACTCTGTGGGAGATGGTTGGGGTTCATTTTCAGAAGCTGCAGCTGCGGTAGATGATTCTGTAAATCTGGATCCAAGTTTCAGGGTTAGTCCGATGGCTTTCAGTAGCTCTTTGTCAAGTCCTGCTTTAGCACCACTTGATGCTGATCCTTTAATGTCTTTGTCAAGTCCTGCTTTAGCACCACTTGATGCTGATCCTTTAATGCTTCCTTATGATCCAAAGACGAATTATTTGGCTCCAAGGCCTCAGTTTCGTCGTTACAAGCCTAACCCCCGACTTGAGCTGTATCTCAAGCAAAGATATGGAGAGCGGCTTGAGGAGAGTTTTGTGTCTGAGAGTTCTTCtgattccgaatttagtgaacAAGAAAGTGATGAAAGTGATATGGATTCACAGAAAGACTCTGAAGATGTTGCTTCAGGTGATGTGGTGCcagaagaagaggaaaaggAGGAAGAATCTGAACCAAATTCGATCGCCACATTTGAGGGGGCTATTGAAGTAAGGAAGGTGTCTAAGCGACATCTCCTAACGAGACCAAAGTTCACCGCTTTGTTATTTGTTCTGGCTCTAGCCGGATTATGGGCCTCAGTTAGTAACTCACCAATCATGGACCCTTCTGTGCTTAATAATCTGAACTTCCCTAATCTGTATGTACCACCTGAGATTTCACAGTTTACCAGAGAGAACTTAGAAGGCCTAGCTCAGAAGTTCAGGCAATGGTTATATGAATCATTGTCTTCTATTCATAATCTGGTAAGCAGTTTCACAGAAGGGCACAAACCTGGTCGCTTGCAGTTTGCTAACACGACCATCTTGCTTGAGGAATGCTCAATTGATAACTACCTGATGGGGGAGCACAGTAATTTTTTAGCAGAATTCAtgcataaagaaaaagaaaaagatgctACACCAATTGAAGCCCATGAGAAAGATGAAGGTGGTCCagaaattgaagatgaagagagaGTTGAATGTGATGAGCTTATTGAAGAAGATGTAGAAGGAGGATATAATACTGCAGCTGATGAAAGTAGTGAGGAAGTTTCAGATGACAAGGGTCAAGGATCTGAGTACCAAGAAGCAATAGTGGTACCTTATAGCGTTGTTGAAGCATCAGGGATTGCTATTGTTCCTGAATCAGATGAAGAAAGTATGCTGACGACGACGACTGATGAGGCGAATGCTTATAGTATTTTAGCAGCCGAAGTGACCCAAGCTAGAGTTGAAATTGCAGAGTTATTTGGGCTGCCAAGTAACGCAGATGTTGCAGAAGAGTGGGTTGCAATCCCTAATGCTGAGCCAGACGTCGCCAATCCCCAGCAACCTGTAGCTGAATTTGTTGTTAGTCCAGTTGAAACTGAGTCCACGATGCCTGATTTTGAAACAGAAAGCTCAGATTCAGATGCTCCAACAATGGAGACACAGAGAACGGGATCAGTGGACATGGCAGTAGATAGGATTAAGAACCTATTTTTAGGACAGGCAGTGTTGGGGACTATCTCCTTGACTGTTTCAAGTCTACTTGCTGTTATTGCTTTCATTTATATGAAGAATCTAATATCCATGGCACCACCAAATGCAGCAGCAGTAGATCAAGTGCCAAGGGCTAAGAAAGCTGATCACAGTCCCTTGTCAATGAGTACACGAAACACATTTGAAGAGTCGTGTTGCCCATCAGAAATGAGCAGTTCCCGCTACAGCTCATCTTATAGCAAGGAAGAGCAGAGGGGTTCGAGTGAAGCTCAGAGCCAAGGGAGAAGGTCTAGAAGCAATACAAGGagagaatccatggcttcatcAGATTATTCAATGGGATCATCTTCTTACGGAAGTTTCACAACATACCAAAAAGTCCAAATCAAACAT GGAAATGCAGAGGAAGAGTTTCTTACTCCGGTTAGGCGGTCTACCAGAATCAGAAAGCAAGTCACTTCTCCTTGA
- the LOC136226852 gene encoding uncharacterized protein, which translates to MALNFSAASSQFLIPKHKHLFKLQPCCRAQSEESGPTDQDKQIPSPISAPLSSTRTQLDLLDQLTSSTPSSSYERSSKLTIREQLVQLVGTRDEDEELTIPLGKNLKKFSPKLLTISQKRNIKRQAYLNEVSQRNDLVFFATIGAFVILPPFVILGIAVLTGYVQLLP; encoded by the exons ATGGCCTTAAATTTCAGTGCAGCTTCTTCTCAATTTCTAATCCCAAAGCATAAACATCTGTTCAAGCTTCAACCTTGTTGTAGAGCTCAATCAGAAGAAAGTGGACCAACTGACCAAGATAAACAAATTCCTTCTCCAATTTCTG CACCGTTATCTTCCACTCGCACTCAGCTTGATCTCCTAGATCAGCTCACATCCTCAACACCATCATCAAGTTACGAAAGATCTTCAAAACTTACAATCAGAGAACAACTTGTGCAATTGGTAGGAACaagagatgaagatgaagagttAACCATTCCATTGGGTAAGAATTTGAAGAAGTTTAGTCCAAAGTTATTGACTATTTCACAAAAGAGAAACATTAAAAGACAAGCTTACTTGAATGAAGTATCTCAAAGGAACGATTTGGTTTTCTTTGCTACTATTGGAGCGTTTGTAATCCTTCCACCTTTCGTTATTTTAGGGATTGCTGTTTTAACCGGCTATGTGCAGCTTTTACCATGA
- the LOC136225832 gene encoding uncharacterized protein isoform X2, which yields MAAPQSKSISSSSPSPSKPTTPRYSEISNPMRRSFTGNPFAKKQPSIVPNPRSGFNPNTPANSPSDYPLRNSIDSENKENSKDVNVKSPPPSKGTKHFMSPTISAASKINATPRKKMLTERSESVHTSVNRHEALNEDSDFKPEKGLNKKKEVSFNPTVTYLKDKEEEIMTSYEDLDSVVADGCDLFSETAPAVDDFVNLDPSFRISPMASNSPLPSPSLAPLAEDLDSVGDGWGSFSEAAAAVDDSVNLDPSFRVSPMAFSSSLSSPALAPLDADPLMSLSSPALAPLDADPLMLPYDPKTNYLAPRPQFRRYKPNPRLELYLKQRYGERLEESFVSESSSDSEFSEQESDESDMDSQKDSEDVASGDVVPEEEEKEEESEPNSIATFEGAIEVRKVSKRHLLTRPKFTALLFVLALAGLWASVSNSPIMDPSVLNNLNFPNLYVPPEISQFTRENLEGLAQKFRQWLYESLSSIHNLVSSFTEGHKPGRLQFANTTILLEECSIDNYLMGEHSNFLAEFMHKEKEKDATPIEAHEKDEGGPEIEDEERVECDELIEEDVEGGYNTAADESSEEVSDDKGQGSEYQEAIVVPYSVVEASGIAIVPESDEESMLTTTTDEANAYSILAAEVTQARVEIAELFGLPSNADVAEEWVAIPNAEPDVANPQQPVAEFVVSPVETESTMPDFETESSDSDAPTMETQRTGSVDMAVDRIKNLFLGQAVLGTISLTVSSLLAVIAFIYMKNLISMAPPNAAAVDQVPRAKKADHSPLSMSTRNTFEESCCPSEMSSSRYSSSYSKEEQRGSSEAQSQGRRSRSNTRRESMASSDYSMGSSSYGSFTTYQKVQIKHGNAEEEFLTPVRRSTRIRKQVTSP from the exons ATGGCTGCGCCTCAAAGCAAGAGCATTTCTTCTTCATCCCCGTCACCGAGCAAGCCAACTACTCCAAGGTATTCAGAGATCAGTAACCCGATGAGGAGAAGTTTCACCGGCAATCCTTTTGCTAAGAAACAGCCTTCCATTGTTCCAAACCCAAGATCTGGGTTTAACCCTAACACTCCTGCTAATAGTCCTTCAG ATTATCCGCTGAGGAACTCTATTGACAGTGAGAACAAGGAAAACAGTAAAGATGTCAATGTTAAATCACCACCCCCTTCGAAGGGCACAAAGCACTTCATGTCTCCAACAATTTCTGCAGCCTCGAAAATCAATGCAACTCCAAGGAAGAAAATGCTGACGGAGAGAAGTGAGTCAGTTCACACATCTGTTAATAGACATGAAGCTTTAAATGAAGATTCAGACTTCAAGCcggaaaaaggtttgaacaagAAGAAGGAGGTCTCATTTAATCCAACAGTCACTTATCTGAAGGATAAGGAAGAGGAAATCATGACCAGTTATGAAGATCTTGACTCTGTTGTTGCAGATGGTTGTGATTTATTTTCGGAGACTGCACCTGCGGTTGATGATTTTGTAAATCTCGACCCAAGTTTCAGGATTAGTCCGATGGCTTCTAATAGCCCTTTGCCAAGTCCTTCTTTGGCACCACTTGCTGAAGATCTTGACTCTGTGGGAGATGGTTGGGGTTCATTTTCAGAAGCTGCAGCTGCGGTAGATGATTCTGTAAATCTGGATCCAAGTTTCAGGGTTAGTCCGATGGCTTTCAGTAGCTCTTTGTCAAGTCCTGCTTTAGCACCACTTGATGCTGATCCTTTAATGTCTTTGTCAAGTCCTGCTTTAGCACCACTTGATGCTGATCCTTTAATGCTTCCTTATGATCCAAAGACGAATTATTTGGCTCCAAGGCCTCAGTTTCGTCGTTACAAGCCTAACCCCCGACTTGAGCTGTATCTCAAGCAAAGATATGGAGAGCGGCTTGAGGAGAGTTTTGTGTCTGAGAGTTCTTCtgattccgaatttagtgaacAAGAAAGTGATGAAAGTGATATGGATTCACAGAAAGACTCTGAAGATGTTGCTTCAGGTGATGTGGTGCcagaagaagaggaaaaggAGGAAGAATCTGAACCAAATTCGATCGCCACATTTGAGGGGGCTATTGAAGTAAGGAAGGTGTCTAAGCGACATCTCCTAACGAGACCAAAGTTCACCGCTTTGTTATTTGTTCTGGCTCTAGCCGGATTATGGGCCTCAGTTAGTAACTCACCAATCATGGACCCTTCTGTGCTTAATAATCTGAACTTCCCTAATCTGTATGTACCACCTGAGATTTCACAGTTTACCAGAGAGAACTTAGAAGGCCTAGCTCAGAAGTTCAGGCAATGGTTATATGAATCATTGTCTTCTATTCATAATCTGGTAAGCAGTTTCACAGAAGGGCACAAACCTGGTCGCTTGCAGTTTGCTAACACGACCATCTTGCTTGAGGAATGCTCAATTGATAACTACCTGATGGGGGAGCACAGTAATTTTTTAGCAGAATTCAtgcataaagaaaaagaaaaagatgctACACCAATTGAAGCCCATGAGAAAGATGAAGGTGGTCCagaaattgaagatgaagagagaGTTGAATGTGATGAGCTTATTGAAGAAGATGTAGAAGGAGGATATAATACTGCAGCTGATGAAAGTAGTGAGGAAGTTTCAGATGACAAGGGTCAAGGATCTGAGTACCAAGAAGCAATAGTGGTACCTTATAGCGTTGTTGAAGCATCAGGGATTGCTATTGTTCCTGAATCAGATGAAGAAAGTATGCTGACGACGACGACTGATGAGGCGAATGCTTATAGTATTTTAGCAGCCGAAGTGACCCAAGCTAGAGTTGAAATTGCAGAGTTATTTGGGCTGCCAAGTAACGCAGATGTTGCAGAAGAGTGGGTTGCAATCCCTAATGCTGAGCCAGACGTCGCCAATCCCCAGCAACCTGTAGCTGAATTTGTTGTTAGTCCAGTTGAAACTGAGTCCACGATGCCTGATTTTGAAACAGAAAGCTCAGATTCAGATGCTCCAACAATGGAGACACAGAGAACGGGATCAGTGGACATGGCAGTAGATAGGATTAAGAACCTATTTTTAGGACAGGCAGTGTTGGGGACTATCTCCTTGACTGTTTCAAGTCTACTTGCTGTTATTGCTTTCATTTATATGAAGAATCTAATATCCATGGCACCACCAAATGCAGCAGCAGTAGATCAAGTGCCAAGGGCTAAGAAAGCTGATCACAGTCCCTTGTCAATGAGTACACGAAACACATTTGAAGAGTCGTGTTGCCCATCAGAAATGAGCAGTTCCCGCTACAGCTCATCTTATAGCAAGGAAGAGCAGAGGGGTTCGAGTGAAGCTCAGAGCCAAGGGAGAAGGTCTAGAAGCAATACAAGGagagaatccatggcttcatcAGATTATTCAATGGGATCATCTTCTTACGGAAGTTTCACAACATACCAAAAAGTCCAAATCAAACAT GGAAATGCAGAGGAAGAGTTTCTTACTCCGGTTAGGCGGTCTACCAGAATCAGAAAGCAAGTCACTTCTCCTTGA